In Sphingobacterium sp. R2, the genomic stretch CAAGATAAAATACACCGTGGCCAAGCCGAGTAGAGGGGTGATCCATTCGCGCCAGTTGAACGGTCTGAAAATGAGTAATCCTATCCACAGTAAGCCAAACATGCTTAAGAATGGAAAGTAGACCAAGCTTCCAATGCCTACAATCATACCAAGATCAAACATTTCGGCTTTAACATCCGTCTGCCGATATAAGGAGAGCAACTTGCTTAACATCCATATCGAAATAAAATTACAGATCAGCGTTGGAGATAGCACTAGAAATGGTAAAAACAGGCTGGCCAATGTCATGTACATCAAAGCGACCAGAAAGCTAGGTTTCCCGAGTAAGTTAAAATGGCTTGTGATGCGATTGAGTAGTGTCGCCTGGAAGATGGTTAAGATCAGCGTAATAAAAACATTGGTAGCAGGAGAAAGGTTGATTAAATTATTTTCTCCCAATAGATTGCCCAATGCAGGTTCAAAAATTACAGAGTCAAGTTTATCGGGAAGGTGCAAAAATATTCCTAAGCATAGCACAAAGCCTACGAGCGATAGAAATAAAATATTAATGGGTGAATAATTTCTAAACTGACTGATAATCATGGTGTTGATCAATATGTGCTATTTATTCTTTTTTTCCAATTTGCTGATACGGCGATCGAGCAAGAAAAGAAAGAAAGCCAAACCTAGAAAAATGACCAACATGACCAATACAACAACGTAGATCTTACCTTCGCTACGTAACCCAGTCGCCATCTCGACATCATCTTGTGCAAATGTGCTCAAAGTCGATAAGAGTAGTAAGGCGATTGACAATGTTATTTTTTTCATTTGTTTAAAAAATTATTCGTATCGCTTTCAGTGTTATACAAGATTCGATACACGTTATTTAAATTATGTAATACCCTATTTTTTTTTATGGATTAAGCTTTAGCCGATTTCTCTATTTTAGAAACAAAGCATCGGATTAGCATTCAATTCTATGCATTTAAATCTTTCCTTTCGAGCAAGCGTACCCTATAGCGCATAGTACAGATCCAGGTGGCTATTAAAATCCATCCAATAACAGAACTGTAGAAGGTCGGGCGTAGTTCGTTACTCATTTGAAGATCAGCAAATGTGCCATTCCCCCCGCTACCAGGGTGTAGCGAATCTGTTAGTTTGGGTAAGATATAGATAAGTACAATGATAATCGGAAAGGCAAAAATATTGTATACTGCAGAAATCTTCGCTCTTTTTTGTTCTTCTTCCAATGCATTTCTGAGAACAAGGTATGCGAGATACATCAATGTTGCGATCGCAGAGCCATTTAGTTTCGGGTCGTTTGGCCACGGCTCACCCCAGGTGATATTTGCCCATAGCATACCCGTTGCAAGTCCTAAAAAGCAGAACGTGATACCCGTGTTTACGGCCTCTATAGCCATTAGATCATAGGCTTGTTTTCCGGTATTGAGGTATTTAATGCTGTATACTACAGAAACCAAATACATCGAAATCATAGCAAACCACATCGGAACATGAAAATAGACATTACGTATGCTTTCATGTAGGATAAATAGACGGGGAACAGGGCCTAAAAGCCCATTAATAATAACACCACAAATAATCACTACCGCTAATACTTTCCACCATTTTTTTCTCATGGTTATATTGAATTTAGTTTTTCGTCAATGCTTCTATTTAATCTCGCCAAAGGTACGGAAATAACAACAAAGAAATAGTGATGGTGATTACATTAATTGCGAGTAATACGATTATTTCTTTACTGCTTGAAGCTCTTTCCAAACCTTCAATTGCATTGCGAGATAGCTTTATTAAGACGATCAATAGGGGGATAATTGCTGGAAAGCTAAGTATTGCCATTAGCGTACTGTTGTTTCCTGCTTTGGAGCTAATTCCAGAAATCATGGTAAATACAGTGGAAAAGCTAATGCTTCCGAGCATGACCGATAAGAAGTAGAGTATCGGATCGCCGATGGGATTTTTGAATATGGTTGAATACACAAAATAGGCGATGGTAGCCAATAGTATCATCACCATCATATTGTAGATGATTTTTGCTAAAATGATCGCTCTAGGGTCAACTAGTGAGTAGTAGTAGAGTTGCCGGTTGGGGTTTTCTTGGACGAAGCTTTTGTTGATCGCATTGATTGAAGCGAAAAGCATAATAATCCAAAACAATGCATTCCAAGTAGTCGTATCAACTGATTTAAATGCTTGATAGCAGACGAAAACAGTTGATACGACATATAGTAGAATTCCGTTAATAGCATATTTTGAACGCCATTCCAGAATGATGTCTTTCCGAATTAAAGTTTTTACTTGTTGCATCAACGTCATATGCAGCAAAGATACAAATGTATTTTAACCACGATAGTGACCAGCAACATCAATTCCTAAAAAAGACGTTATTTTTACTTATACGTTAGAAATTTTAGACTTCGCAGCATCAGTTGTATCATCGATTTTGCTTGCCATGTTTTGAGCTGCGCCGTTAGCGTGTTCTAAAGCTTCTCTGCCAGCTTCTTTCGCCTTGTTTTTTAGTGCATCCGCATCTTCTGTCGCCTTGTTGAAGGCAGCCTGAGCTTTCGATTTTAAATTATCTAATTCAGATGAAGCTTTATTGGCTAATTTTTGTGCTTTCTTAGCTTCTTTCTTAGAAAGATCTTTCAATGATTTAGTTAAGCTTTTAATGCCATCATTTGCACGATCTAATTGTTTTTTTCCGTCATCAGTTCCTAAAAGATACCATGCAGCAGCTCCCGCAGCCAATCCTACCAAAGCAAATGCTACTAATCCATTTTTGCTATTTTTCATAATTCCTCTATTTTGTTATATATTCAAATGATAATCAAGTATGATACCAAATGAACAATCACAGGGTGATTTTGTTTAAAAAGAATCAATAATTAACAAAATTTTACATATCGATCTTTTGCTGTTTCGATTGGAGGTTGTAGAGGTGTTGATAGAGGCCGCTTTCTTTTTGGAGCAGCTCAAAGTGGGTGCCGCTTTCCGATACGATGCCATTTTCGACAACGATAATTTTATCGGCATCGATGATGGTAGATAATCTATGCGCAATGATAATCGAAGTACGTCCGCGCATTAATTCTTCCAATGCCTCTTGTACCTGGCGCTCAGATTCTGAATCTAGTGATGAAGTGGCCTCGTCTAAGATAAGAATGGCAGGGTCTTTTAACAGTGCGCGTGCAATAGCTATTCGCTGGCGTTGCCCGCCAGAGAGTTTAACCCCGCGTTCCCCAACGAGCGTGTTATAGCCTTCCGGGAAATTCAGGATAAATTGGTGTGCATTGGCACGTTTAGCAGCGGCAATAACTTCGTCTTCTGATGCATCGAGTTTGCCATACGCAATATTTTCGCGTATAGTTCCTCCAAACAGCAATACATCCTGCGGTACAATAGCGACCTGATTACGGATATCGCTTAATGTAAAATCGGATGCTGGTCTGTCGTCGTAGCAGACTTCACCTGTATTGACCGTGTAGAATTGTAAGATCAATGAAGCGATTGTTGATTTTCCTGTCCCACTTGGTCCGACTATGGCAATTTTATCTCCTGCACGGGCCGTAAAGTTGATGTCTTTTAGAATTTCAATATCGGGACGACTTGGGTAGGCAAAGGAAACATGATTGAAGCTTAGTTTGCCGGTCATTATTTGGTGAACTTCTTTACAATTCGGCTTCACATTGAGGTTTTCTTGAGGTTCATCCAAAATTTCCAAAATGCGTTCACTTGCCCCTAAGGAGCGTTGGATATTGGCGTAGAGTTCAGGAAAACTGCCCATGGATCCTGCAACAAACATCGAGTATAGGATGTAGGTCGTCAGGTCGCCGACAGTCATTTCGTGGATAGCAACTAATGCTGCTCCATACCATATAACAGCGATTACTGCCCCAAAGATACAGAAGATGATAAATGAAGCAAATGCACCCCGAAAAGTTGCCCCTTTGACGGCAAGTTGGACGACAGAATCCATCTGTCTGCTATAACGGTTGAACTCGAAATATTCATTGACAAAAGCCTTCACATTGCTGATCCCTAATAAAGTCTCCTGAACGATACTGTTTGATTCAGCCATTTTGTCTTGGGCCTGTCTCGATAGTTCGCGGATAAATTTTCCAAAGATGATGGCCGCCACAACGATGATCGGTAAAATACAAAGGTTCATGAGAGCAAGTTTGGGCGATACCCAAACCAATAGGAAAACGCCAAAACAAAGACTGATCAACTGCCTTAGGATTTCAGCTAGTGTGGTGGTCAAGGTATCCTGGATCTGCGAAAGATCTGCAGAAAGCCGGCTGTTTAATTCCCCAACACGACGGTTGGCAAAAAATTCGATCGGTAAGGAAATCAGTTTAAGATAAGTATCCTTGCGGAGGGCCGCCAATGTACGTTCTGCAATTTCAACAAAAATACGGATGCGAAAAAAAGAAACGACTGACAGAAAAGATAATATAATAAATGCAATGCCGCCGATGTAATATACTTCTGGAGGAAGCCAGAGATATTTTTGCTTACCTTGAGCAGCATCGATCATTGCCCCAAGTAGCGCTGGGAAAGCTAACATGGCTAAACTGGATAATACCAAGAAAAACATGCCTATTCCAAATTTAAACCGATAAGGTTTTAAATAGGTCAATAATTTTGCAGCTCTCAACAGGAGCTCCTTATTCAATTTTGGTTTTGGTAGATCCTCTTCTTGTTTATTGCCGCTGTTGAATCCTCTTGCCATATCCGCTACTTCAAATTTTGTTGCGAGGACAAATGTAACGAGA encodes the following:
- a CDS encoding DUF6427 family protein, with the translated sequence MIISQFRNYSPINILFLSLVGFVLCLGIFLHLPDKLDSVIFEPALGNLLGENNLINLSPATNVFITLILTIFQATLLNRITSHFNLLGKPSFLVALMYMTLASLFLPFLVLSPTLICNFISIWMLSKLLSLYRQTDVKAEMFDLGMIVGIGSLVYFPFLSMFGLLWIGLLIFRPFNWREWITPLLGLATVYFILAVIYLWMGKMEQFYTIWLPFTYKFPTAIRIQLVDYLVLVPVIFTLILFLMVLKDNFFKSVVHIRKSFQLLFFMLCLAVVSFYWNKKLTEAHFLLCAPSIAIYMAYYFTYAKKKWFFEVVYAIITLTIIYFQFF
- a CDS encoding CcmD family protein, with the protein product MKKITLSIALLLLSTLSTFAQDDVEMATGLRSEGKIYVVVLVMLVIFLGLAFFLFLLDRRISKLEKKNK
- the ccsA gene encoding cytochrome c biogenesis protein CcsA; amino-acid sequence: MRKKWWKVLAVVIICGVIINGLLGPVPRLFILHESIRNVYFHVPMWFAMISMYLVSVVYSIKYLNTGKQAYDLMAIEAVNTGITFCFLGLATGMLWANITWGEPWPNDPKLNGSAIATLMYLAYLVLRNALEEEQKRAKISAVYNIFAFPIIIVLIYILPKLTDSLHPGSGGNGTFADLQMSNELRPTFYSSVIGWILIATWICTMRYRVRLLERKDLNA
- a CDS encoding heme exporter protein CcmB, producing the protein MTLMQQVKTLIRKDIILEWRSKYAINGILLYVVSTVFVCYQAFKSVDTTTWNALFWIIMLFASINAINKSFVQENPNRQLYYYSLVDPRAIILAKIIYNMMVMILLATIAYFVYSTIFKNPIGDPILYFLSVMLGSISFSTVFTMISGISSKAGNNSTLMAILSFPAIIPLLIVLIKLSRNAIEGLERASSSKEIIVLLAINVITITISLLLFPYLWRD
- a CDS encoding ABC transporter transmembrane domain-containing protein, giving the protein MARGFNSGNKQEEDLPKPKLNKELLLRAAKLLTYLKPYRFKFGIGMFFLVLSSLAMLAFPALLGAMIDAAQGKQKYLWLPPEVYYIGGIAFIILSFLSVVSFFRIRIFVEIAERTLAALRKDTYLKLISLPIEFFANRRVGELNSRLSADLSQIQDTLTTTLAEILRQLISLCFGVFLLVWVSPKLALMNLCILPIIVVAAIIFGKFIRELSRQAQDKMAESNSIVQETLLGISNVKAFVNEYFEFNRYSRQMDSVVQLAVKGATFRGAFASFIIFCIFGAVIAVIWYGAALVAIHEMTVGDLTTYILYSMFVAGSMGSFPELYANIQRSLGASERILEILDEPQENLNVKPNCKEVHQIMTGKLSFNHVSFAYPSRPDIEILKDINFTARAGDKIAIVGPSGTGKSTIASLILQFYTVNTGEVCYDDRPASDFTLSDIRNQVAIVPQDVLLFGGTIRENIAYGKLDASEDEVIAAAKRANAHQFILNFPEGYNTLVGERGVKLSGGQRQRIAIARALLKDPAILILDEATSSLDSESERQVQEALEELMRGRTSIIIAHRLSTIIDADKIIVVENGIVSESGTHFELLQKESGLYQHLYNLQSKQQKIDM